ATGCGATCATTAACTTTTGCTCCTTTACAATGATTTCCCACTTCACTATGGATACGATAGGCAAAATCAACGGGGGTCGCCCCATGAGTTAATGCCATTACATCTCCTTCTGGAGTAAACACATAAACGTCATCAAATTCTAAATTACTTTTAACGCTTTCAAGATATTCTTTGGCATCTTTTAAATCACTATGCCATTCTAATAATTGCCGTAACCAGGTGAATTTGTCATCCATTCCCGTAACTTGACCCCCATTAGAATTTCCTTTTTCTTTGTACTTCCAATGGGCTGCAATCCCATATTCGGCAATATGGTGCATTTCTACTGTCCGAATTTGTACCTCAACCGGTCTTCCCGTATTACCAATCACCCCAGTATGTAGGGACTGATACCGATTAGGTTTGGGTAATCCAATATAATCTTTAAAGCGTCCAGGAATAGGGCGAAAAGCGTCATGGACAATGGCTAAGGTACGATAACATTCCTCGTTGGTTTCAACGATGACTCGTAATGCCGCAATATCATAAATTTCATGAAATTGTTTCTGTCTTTGGTGCATTTTTTTATAAATGCCATATAAATGTTTGGGGCGTCCCGTGACTTCATAACATTTAATTCCTGCCTTCTCTAGTCTATCGCGCAAAACCTGGGCAAGTTCGGCTAATTTTTCTTCTCGAATTACCCGGCGATCAGAGACTAATTCTTTAATATTTTGGTAAGCTTCTGGCTCTAAATATTTAAAGGATAAATCCTCTAATTCCCATTTAAACCGACCAATCCCTAAACGATTTGCTAAGGGCGCAAAAATTTCACGGGTTTCTAACGCAATACTGCGCTGTTTATGTTCAGGAAGAAAATCTAGGGTTCGCATATTATGAAGTCGGTCAGCGAGTTTCACCACAATCACACGAATATCTTTCGCCATGGCTAAAAACATTCGTCGGAAGTTTTCAGCCTGCCGTTCTGTGGTGTTAGAAAAGTTAAATTTAGACAGCTTAGTGACACCCTCGACCAGATGGCGAACTTCTGCCCCAAAATGCTGTTCTAATTCTTCTGGAGTCACCTCCGTATCTTCAATAATGTCATGGAGAAAACCCGCCGCCACCATGGCAGAATCTCCTCCTAAATACCGCAGCAACCCTGCTACGGCAATGGGATGATTAATATAGGGTTCTCCTGATTTGCGATACTGTCCTTGGTGCAGTTGATAGGCAAATTGAAAAGCCCGCACAATCAAATCATTCTTGGCAGAAGACGGGGTATCAGATTTGACCAAAGAACTAGAAACCTCCATGCACTGTTGCAGCCAGTCAGGAATGCTGCATTCATAGTCAAGGTCAGTTTTAGCAAGGATTTGAGT
The sequence above is drawn from the Planktothrix sp. FACHB-1365 genome and encodes:
- a CDS encoding bifunctional (p)ppGpp synthetase/guanosine-3',5'-bis(diphosphate) 3'-pyrophosphohydrolase, giving the protein MNTQILAKTDLDYECSIPDWLQQCMEVSSSLVKSDTPSSAKNDLIVRAFQFAYQLHQGQYRKSGEPYINHPIAVAGLLRYLGGDSAMVAAGFLHDIIEDTEVTPEELEQHFGAEVRHLVEGVTKLSKFNFSNTTERQAENFRRMFLAMAKDIRVIVVKLADRLHNMRTLDFLPEHKQRSIALETREIFAPLANRLGIGRFKWELEDLSFKYLEPEAYQNIKELVSDRRVIREEKLAELAQVLRDRLEKAGIKCYEVTGRPKHLYGIYKKMHQRQKQFHEIYDIAALRVIVETNEECYRTLAIVHDAFRPIPGRFKDYIGLPKPNRYQSLHTGVIGNTGRPVEVQIRTVEMHHIAEYGIAAHWKYKEKGNSNGGQVTGMDDKFTWLRQLLEWHSDLKDAKEYLESVKSNLEFDDVYVFTPEGDVMALTHGATPVDFAYRIHSEVGNHCKGAKVNDRIVPLDTPLKNGDIVEILTQKNIRPSLDWLNFVKTSAAKNRIRQWYKRSHRDENIARGRELLEKEMGKNGFESLLKSEPMLSVSKRCNYHSVDDLLAALGYGEITLNLVVNRLRDVVKSQSQVQPASQELTTTSLQVPNLSPPCPLPSSSPSNSPIMGVEGLLYHIAGCCNPIPGEPIIGVVTRTKGISIHQQGCSNTLTVEGERLVPVGWNPNYQSGGRPQTYAVNISIEVLDRVGVLNDILSRLKDNNINVCSAQVKTFPDAPALIELGIEICDCEQFERTCTQVKNISDVLTLRRINSK